From one Lycorma delicatula isolate Av1 chromosome 2, ASM4794821v1, whole genome shotgun sequence genomic stretch:
- the LOC142319740 gene encoding KICSTOR complex protein ITFG2-like isoform X2: MRAVRFVERLEFDFTGNIFGNAIKLGDVDNDGQPELIVGNSVGDLAVFKGEVCWQKITGLGMITAVGVGDVMNCGSNALVVICGDGWCHIFLCLQSKTEESENSVPQAQGKLQPVHVQRIPANTKILLVGDIDDDGNEELVMGLSDRVVRSYRWSQSVTGGKLVCLNKWECARQIGSVTLNRGPNGIPCLLVAQPGGTFMRIRTEAQNVDKNSKSIQMDHQLFALSKLDLTGEGLDQIVACSWDGQTYILDQKKHCVRFQLEESVAVFCAGLYSFMPSNPPVPCLIYTTFTNKIYIYYNIKLPSLASKSLITHVLEEGELETLYGKELIFDREKLKKLIEWCLYNKHNGFTY; this comes from the exons ATGCGTGCAGTACGTTTTGTAGAAAGATTAGAATTTGATTTTACTGGAAACATATTTGGAAATGCCATCAAATTAGGGGATGTTGATAATGATGGTCAGCCAGAATTGATTGTTGGAAATTCAGTGGGTGATTTAGCTGTATTTAAAGGAGAAGTATGTTGGCAAAAGATTACTGGTTTAGGAATGATAACTGCTGTTGGAGTTGGAGATGTGATGAACTGTGGCAGTAATGCTTTAGTTGTGATTTGTGGAGATGGTTGGTGCCACATATTTCTTTGTCTCCAGTCTAAGACAGAAGAGTCTGAAAATTCAGTACCTCAAGCTCAAGGAAAATTACAACCAGTTCATGTGCAGAGAATTCCAGCAAACACAAAG attttactgGTCGGTGACATAGATGATGATGGTAATGAAGAGTTGGTGATGGGTTTATCAGATAGGGTTGTGAGATCTTACCGTTGGTCACAGAGTGTTACTGGTGGGAAGTTAGTCTGTCTGAATAAATGGGAATGTGCTAGGCAAATTGGCTCTGTTACATTAAACCGAGGTCCTAATGGTATACCTTGCCTGCTTGTTGCTCAACCCGGTGGAACTTTTATGAGAATAAGAACAGAAGCTCAGAATGTTGATAAGAATTCAAA gtCTATTCAAATGGATCACCAGTTATTTGCATTAAGTAAATTGGATTTGACTGGAGAGGGGTTAGACCAAATTGTTGCTTGTTCATGGGATGGTCAAACTTATATATTAGATCAGAAAAAGCATTGTGTGCGTTTTCAGTTAGAAGAATCTGTAGCTGTATTTTGTGCCGGTTTATATTCATTCATGCCTTCTAATCCACCAGTGCCGtgtttaatttatacaacatTTACAAACaag ATCTacatatattataacataaaactgCCTAGTTTAGCATCAAAAAGCCTTATAACTCATGTTCTTGAAGAAGGTGAATTGGAGACCCTTTATGGTAAAGAATTGATTTTTGAtagagaaaaactaaaaaaacttattGAGTGGTGCCTGTACAACAAACATAATGGTTTCACATATTAA
- the LOC142319740 gene encoding KICSTOR complex protein ITFG2-like isoform X1, translating into MRAVRFVERLEFDFTGNIFGNAIKLGDVDNDGQPELIVGNSVGDLAVFKGEVCWQKITGLGMITAVGVGDVMNCGSNALVVICGDGWCHIFLCLQSKTEESENSVPQAQGKLQPVHVQRIPANTKILLVGDIDDDGNEELVMGLSDRVVRSYRWSQSVTGGKLVCLNKWECARQIGSVTLNRGPNGIPCLLVAQPGGTFMRIRTEAQNVDKNSKDDKPPFACVDYHPLTSSKMRNPNISTEIIGNIEQGPNKPTNKGSPYAVATLDGTLMLVQDEQIIWSIQMDHQLFALSKLDLTGEGLDQIVACSWDGQTYILDQKKHCVRFQLEESVAVFCAGLYSFMPSNPPVPCLIYTTFTNKIYIYYNIKLPSLASKSLITHVLEEGELETLYGKELIFDREKLKKLIEWCLYNKHNGFTY; encoded by the exons ATGCGTGCAGTACGTTTTGTAGAAAGATTAGAATTTGATTTTACTGGAAACATATTTGGAAATGCCATCAAATTAGGGGATGTTGATAATGATGGTCAGCCAGAATTGATTGTTGGAAATTCAGTGGGTGATTTAGCTGTATTTAAAGGAGAAGTATGTTGGCAAAAGATTACTGGTTTAGGAATGATAACTGCTGTTGGAGTTGGAGATGTGATGAACTGTGGCAGTAATGCTTTAGTTGTGATTTGTGGAGATGGTTGGTGCCACATATTTCTTTGTCTCCAGTCTAAGACAGAAGAGTCTGAAAATTCAGTACCTCAAGCTCAAGGAAAATTACAACCAGTTCATGTGCAGAGAATTCCAGCAAACACAAAG attttactgGTCGGTGACATAGATGATGATGGTAATGAAGAGTTGGTGATGGGTTTATCAGATAGGGTTGTGAGATCTTACCGTTGGTCACAGAGTGTTACTGGTGGGAAGTTAGTCTGTCTGAATAAATGGGAATGTGCTAGGCAAATTGGCTCTGTTACATTAAACCGAGGTCCTAATGGTATACCTTGCCTGCTTGTTGCTCAACCCGGTGGAACTTTTATGAGAATAAGAACAGAAGCTCAGAATGTTGATAAGAATTCAAA aGATGACAAACCTCCATTTGCATGCGTAGATTATCACCCTCTCACATCTAGCAAAATGAGAAACCctaatatttcaacagaaataattgGTAATATTGAGCAAGGACCTAATAAACCTACAAACAAAGGATCTCCTTATGCTGTTGCAACACTAGATGGAACATTAATGTTAGTTCAGGATGAACAAATCATATg gtCTATTCAAATGGATCACCAGTTATTTGCATTAAGTAAATTGGATTTGACTGGAGAGGGGTTAGACCAAATTGTTGCTTGTTCATGGGATGGTCAAACTTATATATTAGATCAGAAAAAGCATTGTGTGCGTTTTCAGTTAGAAGAATCTGTAGCTGTATTTTGTGCCGGTTTATATTCATTCATGCCTTCTAATCCACCAGTGCCGtgtttaatttatacaacatTTACAAACaag ATCTacatatattataacataaaactgCCTAGTTTAGCATCAAAAAGCCTTATAACTCATGTTCTTGAAGAAGGTGAATTGGAGACCCTTTATGGTAAAGAATTGATTTTTGAtagagaaaaactaaaaaaacttattGAGTGGTGCCTGTACAACAAACATAATGGTTTCACATATTAA
- the LOC142319741 gene encoding mitochondrial inner membrane protease subunit 2 — protein sequence MKSFFKSIIIGLPIGITIIDVFGYIARVDGISMQPSLNPGSVTDYVFLNRWYVRFYDVSHGDIVSLFSPKDPDLTLIKRIVGLEGDIINTVGYKKPFVRVPEGHCWVEGDHIGHSLDSNFFGPVSLALITAKASAIVWPPQRWQYLESEIPDNRRPLNMKIEE from the coding sequence atgaaaagtttttttaaatcaattattattggGCTTCCTATAGGAATAACTATCATAGATGTTTTCGGTTATATTGCAAGAGTAGATGGCATTTCCATGCAGCCATCATTAAATCCAGGCTCGGTTACcgattacgtttttttaaataggtgGTATGTTCGATTTTATGATGTTTCTCATGGTGATATAGTATCGTTATTTTCTCCTAAAGATCCTGATTTGACTCTTATAAAAAGGATTGTAGGATTAGAAGGAGATATTATTAATACAGTTGGATACAAGAAACCTTTTGTAAGAGTTCCAGAAGGGCACTGTTGGGTTGAAGGAGACCATATTGGTCATTCGTTAGATTCTAACTTTTTTGGGCCGGTGTCACTAGCTCTTATAACTGCTAAAGCATCAGCTATTGTTTGGCCACCCCAAAGGTGGCAGTATCTTGAATCAGAAATTCCAGATAATAGAAGACccctgaatatgaaaatagaagaATAA